The following are from one region of the Bradyrhizobium septentrionale genome:
- a CDS encoding Ku protein: MAPRANWKGFLRLSLVTCPVALYPATSDTEKVSFNQINRKTGHRIKYAKVDAETGEEVATDDIMKGYKVDTDTYIEVTKEELDDIALDSTRTIEIDEFVPRSEIDSRYLIRPYYLIPDGKVGHDAFAVIRETIRSLNKVAIGRVVLTNREHIIALEPLDNGLMGTLLRYPYEVRSEKEYFDDIQDVKITKDMLDLAKHIVEQKSAEFDPEDFEDRYEQALIDLINQKRNGIKITKPAAKTGGNVINLMDALKKSLANEKQAAPAKAEAKAAKGKKPKKRIEGQREMLLPISGSGKREPKEAVKPEPKKAEKPARAQGTAARKKAG; this comes from the coding sequence ATGGCCCCCCGCGCCAACTGGAAGGGCTTTTTGCGCCTTTCGCTCGTGACCTGCCCGGTTGCCCTGTACCCGGCGACCTCGGATACCGAAAAGGTCTCCTTCAACCAGATCAACCGCAAGACCGGCCACCGGATCAAATACGCCAAGGTCGACGCGGAGACCGGCGAGGAAGTGGCCACCGACGACATCATGAAGGGCTACAAGGTCGACACCGACACCTACATCGAGGTCACCAAGGAAGAGCTCGACGACATCGCGCTGGATTCGACCCGCACCATCGAGATCGACGAATTCGTGCCGCGGTCCGAAATCGACAGCCGCTATCTGATCCGCCCCTATTACCTCATTCCCGACGGCAAGGTCGGCCACGACGCCTTTGCGGTGATCCGCGAGACCATCCGCAGCTTGAACAAGGTCGCGATCGGCCGCGTGGTGCTGACCAACCGCGAGCACATCATCGCGCTCGAGCCGCTCGACAACGGGCTGATGGGCACCCTGCTGCGCTACCCCTATGAGGTGCGCAGCGAGAAGGAGTATTTCGACGACATCCAGGATGTGAAGATCACCAAGGACATGCTCGACCTCGCCAAGCATATCGTCGAGCAGAAGTCTGCCGAGTTCGATCCGGAGGATTTCGAGGACCGCTACGAGCAGGCGCTGATCGATCTGATCAACCAGAAGCGCAACGGCATCAAGATCACCAAGCCCGCGGCGAAGACCGGCGGCAACGTCATCAACCTGATGGACGCGCTGAAGAAGAGCCTCGCCAACGAGAAGCAGGCCGCTCCGGCCAAGGCGGAGGCGAAGGCGGCGAAGGGCAAGAAGCCGAAGAAGCGCATCGAGGGCCAGCGCGAGATGCTGTTGCCGATCTCGGGCAGCGGCAAGCGCGAGCCCAAGGAGGCGGTCAAGCCCGAGCCGAAGAAGGCCGAGAAGCCAGCGCGCGCGCAGGGCACCGCGGCGCGCAAGAAGGCGGGCTGA